A stretch of Lysinibacillus agricola DNA encodes these proteins:
- a CDS encoding PP2C family protein-serine/threonine phosphatase gives MDQKLLPYIITVIFIVVLIALLIIRNMLAQQNEKNKIEIGNGQTIGRRDEQDDYFSTAETSDGIIAVLADGISGLANGRMASTVAVNTFIEEFKKLSGLNTLEKFFNESALASNHMIVENLNGSNGGTTLVAAVIDDNGFLHWGAVGDSVITIFRNGEFKAINQKHIFESVLTERYISGEISQLEVQENPLKKRLINYLGYEGFKNMDIGKSPIQLNRGDKVCLFSDGVYDTLTEVEMEKILSQQATPYDIAQDMIKAVEQKRLKNQDNATIVILEKTW, from the coding sequence ATGGATCAGAAACTACTGCCATACATAATTACGGTAATATTTATCGTTGTACTCATTGCATTATTAATCATTCGAAACATGCTTGCGCAACAAAATGAAAAAAACAAAATAGAAATCGGAAATGGTCAAACGATTGGCAGACGTGATGAGCAAGATGATTATTTCTCTACAGCAGAAACGAGTGATGGGATAATTGCTGTCCTAGCAGATGGTATCAGTGGTTTAGCAAACGGTAGGATGGCAAGTACGGTAGCTGTCAATACATTTATTGAAGAATTTAAAAAGCTGAGCGGTCTAAATACTCTAGAAAAATTTTTTAATGAGTCCGCTTTAGCAAGTAATCATATGATTGTCGAAAATTTAAATGGCTCGAATGGCGGTACTACATTAGTGGCAGCCGTTATTGATGATAACGGATTTCTTCACTGGGGAGCCGTTGGAGATAGTGTCATTACCATTTTTCGAAATGGAGAATTTAAGGCCATCAATCAAAAGCATATTTTTGAATCAGTGTTAACTGAGCGATATATATCTGGTGAAATATCTCAGCTTGAGGTGCAGGAAAATCCTTTGAAAAAGAGACTTATCAATTATTTAGGGTATGAAGGCTTTAAAAATATGGATATAGGAAAAAGTCCGATTCAGCTAAATAGAGGGGATAAAGTATGTCTATTTAGTGATGGCGTCTATGATACTTTAACAGAGGTTGAAATGGAGAAAATTCTTTCTCAGCAAGCTACTCCCTATGATATTGCTCAAGACATGATAAAAGCCGTTGAACAAAAACGCTTAAAAAATCAAGATAATGCAACCATCGTTATTTTAGAAAAAACATGGTAA